The DNA window TACTAAAAGGTCTGCTGGCTGGCACGGTTAATTATTCAAGGATAAACCACGTAAAGTGCGTGTTCCAGTgtatgaatttattatttattcccGCCATTATGTTGCCCTGCTcaaattttattatgaatacTAGATGTGTACACTGTAATCATTTCATTGCAAATACCATGACAAAATGATCATAACACATTTATTTGATTTTAAAGTAAGTCAACAAAGGGAGTTACTTAATAACAAAGTATTAAAAGCTGTAAGTAGGATCATAATAGACtaagccatttttttatacatattgttgTCCCCAGTTCATCAGAGAGCAGTTCGTCAAGGTCATCGTCGCGGTCTTCGTCGAGTAGCTCCGGCAGCTCCTCGAGGTCTTCATCGTCGTCCAGCTCATCCAGCAGCAGTAGCAATAACCGCTCCAGGGCCAAGAAGAAGTGAGTTTTATAAATATGCCCGTTTTGCTGTTTATAGGGTTATGTTGACCATTGGGACTGACAGGCCAAAAGATGCATTTTCAAGTAGTTTTTTAAGTCATATACACTATCATTGACAAGTATGGCATTATGATACAATGTTATAGCAAGTAGTGCTGACCACTACTTACATTTCTTATATTCAAATTGGTTATAGTTAAGAATGCGGTACACATTGGCACTAACTATTGTTAATTATTACATTCTATTCTTAGCTATGGGAAGATTGATTTCTGTGTTTTTTTTCTATCATATGGCATTAAATTCGAACTTTCTATCAATACTATAAATTGTATTGGGTGAGTAAATTGCAGAAGTGTAGTTTCACAATTCAATGTTTTATCTAGGACATCACCACAGAAGAGTCCAGTGAAGGATCGTCGAGAGCCAGACCGGGAGAAGCTTCGGGACAGATCACCACTTGGAGACAAAAAGAAAATCTCAGCTCCATCATCTAATGACAAGGCCAAAAGCAAGGACAAACATGACAGGTATGATTATTCatcttatacatataataaattttACTTGATATTACAGCATTAGCACTAAATCTAGATGTTTCTTGAACATGGAAGCCTTAAATTACTGAATATACCAAAGCAAAAACTAGGACTGTTCTAAAGTGAATTtgaactttattaaatagataaTGCTTTCTTGGGTGGAACTATAGTCGGGTCAGTTTCTTTAATAAAAACTTTGTGCTTAATGAACAAggatttatgatgacttgaacaTCCAAATTAATTTCTTAAGCTGGAAACAAAATCGGACGCGACTGATAATGTGCGCCAGTGTGTGCCAGATTTCTGTCAGACACCTAAATGCTCATGATTACGTCCGgtagtttgcacaattcagtgtaCATTTATTATCTAGATACCAGTTGTCAGACGCGTCCGATAATTTGTTTCCAGCTTTATTCATCCTGAAAACtttaattttatatatgtattaatCACCTCACATTTTTTTAGGTCTCCAGCAAGAAAAAAGAGAGAGCGTTCACCGCCGCCGCGTCCCACACGCATCCACATTGGACGattgactctaaatgtcaccaAAGACCATCTCCAAGAGATTTTCTCAACATACGGGACTGTGAAAACTATAGAATTCCCGATGGATCGCTTACATCCCCACAATAGCCGCGGATACGCCTATGTGGAGTTCACGAATGCTGATGAAGCAGAAAATGCGATGAAACATATGGATGGAGGTAAGTCATGCTATATTAAAGTTTTTCATGAAACAAGTACTACATATATCCAAGTTTAACCCCTCgaacgccttgttccagatctgtcacaGACACTTTAAActgtaattacatacatacaacatacaattacacctgtatcccataaaggggtaggcagaacacatgaaactactaaagcttcagtgccactcttggcaaataaggggttgaaagaaaacgaaattgtgacattgcagtgacaggttgccagcctctcgcctacgccataatttaacccatatcccatcgtcgccttctacgacacccactacACTACACTGGCTTCTACGAGCAAAGGCTCGCAACAatatcacacactattttgaagTATTGGTTCGAACATGCAGAATGGAGACCATTTTGGTGCATAAAATGACGATCACGTGGGGCCGAGGAACAAGAGAGATTATTGATTCGTTTGATTAGTGTGCAACTGCACAATTGGATTTTGTGGAATGTATCTGAATGTGTATCTTGTATGTAACCTTCCAGGGCAGATCGACGGGCAGGAGATCACGGCGGCGCCGGTGCTGATCCCGTCGCGCCCGCGCCGCGTgtcgccgcgcccgccgccgagGCACGCGCCGCTTCGCCGACACTCGCCGCCAAGGTAATTTTACACTACACTAATATCCTTATGTATTTGTTTAGGGCAGTATAGTGCATCTTTGCAAgcaaatgtatataaattagGACATCGCCTCTCGAGCTCATATCGTAGTATTGCTAAGGATATGGTCTCTTGTGGTGGAAATATTTGTCGTGTCGATTGGCGGCGGGATAGGTCAAATAAAAGATAACCGGGTTAATGATCCAGTGGATGTAGGTTTGTTTTAGCTGACATTGAAATTATTTCGCTCTcaatcatagatttagaattattaaactagattgtgtagttaggtcaaaaagtgtgtccacatgagaggtcattgtttgggctggtgtccctctcgcacttactgacaatgtcaacattattcagtgacgtcatcactgtcatacattggggataccagttaattttcaaagtcagtactaaatctactaatacccaattaaaggtattttttaattatacaaatctttgatttatgggcattaaaataattacattataattattttctaattctttaaaatatatcgaaaccctactttgaatataacactaaaataaaataagaagttttaaagtcaggtaatatacagataaaaatactactactatggtaaccttattaacactggtcacacgtgcgagagggacaccagcccaaacaatgccctctcatgtggaccgttttcgctagtctgatacgatcaactttctctctcggtgataaggttcaatttagtatggcaaaaaatgtgattgagctgtcccctgtaaaggtctttgcttTCAATATACATATTTCTAAGTTGAATAGCATTGTTTGCAAGCAGAAATTAATGCTGAAATGAGATGAGTGTCAATCATTAATAGGAAAAGACTACTAATTAATAATATAGGCGTAGATGCCAAGTGTcaacttttttctactgacAAGTAAGGTGTGTGTctgcgctggtggcctagcggtaagagcgtgcgactttcgatccggacgTCGCGGATTCGaatcgaaccccggctcgtaccaaagagtttttcggaacttaagtgcgaaatgtcatttgatatttgccagtcgcttttcggtgcaggaaaacatcgcgaggaaaccagactaatttcaataaggcctagaGTTACCCttcaataatatttttctccGTGTAAATAATAGTTTGTGTCGTTTAGGTACCGGCGGCGCAGCTGGTGCGGCGCCGCTCGCCGCCGCGACGCCGCGAGcggcgctcgcgctcgccgcgctccccgcgccccgcgccgcgccgccgccgctccaggtcctcctcctcctcctcccgCTAGTAGCCTCCACCACACCCGAACACACACACGAACACACACACCACTAGACTGGTTTCCTGTAGGTCAACTTCACACTATTCGTGAACGTCAGggacccatttctcgaagctacagttacaatttacaagcggtagtcaatgtctacaAGTTGGAAAgggacttccgcttgtaacttgtaacttccagttttgagaaatgggccccagatctTAACCCATCCAATgcaatattacaaaataatattacaaatagTTTGTGACCCCGAATGGATGTCTGGTGTGACTGGGTGGCAAAGAAAACTTGTTGACTGGatttgtgatatgaattgattataGCATGCTATGATAGCATAgtatattgtattaaaattttgCTAATTTGAATCATTAACTTATCAGGAAACCAACCTATTACACTATGAAATACATAATTGGTATTGGAGATTTGGTACACTTTTATCTGagattttttaatacttataaaataaatgtttcctTTGAAAATCCTAACCTGATGAAGTTGGAAAAAAGTGTACCAAAATGAACTCCATTCACCATGACACATTCCAGAGGCTTCGCGTGAGGTAAGTATTAGTCCGTTTCCCaattttaaaagtaattttctTCTGTAGAGATTCTCCAGAGAGGTAAGTATAGTGGTATGAACGCTATGGTTCTAATTAACTTGCGATTTCTCGTTATAAAAGCTTGCAAAATGGAAACTGAAACAAGTGATCAGTGAAGCTCCAAATGAACTGAGTATTGGTGaagtgtttaatgtatttcataaccaatttttatt is part of the Leguminivora glycinivorella isolate SPB_JAAS2020 chromosome 10, LegGlyc_1.1, whole genome shotgun sequence genome and encodes:
- the LOC125230549 gene encoding LOW QUALITY PROTEIN: RNA-binding protein with serine-rich domain 1-B-like (The sequence of the model RefSeq protein was modified relative to this genomic sequence to represent the inferred CDS: inserted 1 base in 1 codon), producing the protein MARNKSPSATSDKDKKKPKDKKKKDDSGSSSSDSSGSSSESSSSRSSSRSSSSSSGSSSRSSSSSSSSSSSSNNRSRAKKKTSPQKSPVKDRREPDREKLRDRSPLGDKKKISAPSSNDKAKSKDKHDRSPARKKRERSPPPRPTRIHIGRLTLNVTKDHLQEIFSTYGTVKTIEFPMDRLHPHNSRGYAYVEFTNADEAENAMKHMDGGQIDGQEITAAPVLIPSRPRRVSPRPPPRHAPLRRHSPPRYRRRSXVRRRSPPRRRERRSRSPRSPRPAPRRRRSRSSSSSSR